One region of Primulina tabacum isolate GXHZ01 chromosome 17, ASM2559414v2, whole genome shotgun sequence genomic DNA includes:
- the LOC142532016 gene encoding uncharacterized protein LOC142532016: MSFRTPEQQHHHARSSNRRRRLRDDDVDDEPSFSTPDWRQSLSTQSPTTHSWPHSSHVDDPSHGTITQLPVTLGWASTSHGEGTSHGDSVFRAPLHSYIQSCELNRFSSIGSKKAAAEVPASS, from the exons ATGTCCTTTAGAACACCCGAGCAACAACATCATCATGCTAGGTCTTCAAATAGAAGGCGACGACTGAGAGATGATGATGTAGACGATGAACCATCATTCTCGACCCCTGACTGGCGACAAAGCCTGAGTACACAATCTCCGACGACTCATTCCTGGCCTCACAGCTCACATG TGGATGATCCTTCGCATGGTACGATTACACAGTTGCCCGTAACTCTTGGTTGGGCTTCCACTTCACATG GAGAGGGTACTTCGCATGGAGATTCTGTATTTCGAGCTCCACTTCATTCCTATA TCCAATCATGCGAATTAAATCGATTTTCATCTATTGGTTCGAAAAAAGCAGCAGCGGAAGTACCAGCTTCATCATGA
- the LOC142532053 gene encoding uncharacterized protein LOC142532053 isoform X1: protein MANLYDTGNKCCSSSSPVEPDDISLFLQQFLLRSSGNVVVENREGGVGIVSGSGSGLIPASDLCSGLNLPAGGCFPVGGVVNVASSSVGTLDNDPDDYDCESEEAIEASMEETAPNPRHQRNSSKRSRAAEVHNLSEKRRRSRINEKMKALQNLIPNSNKTDKASMLDEAIEYLKQLQLQVQMLTVRNGLSMYPICLPGMLHPNQIPQIRTDSYEGTRSLNTNMTKAVPIDQETSTEAILSLQNDGIEGMPVPDFSTVIDSRTSFQMDSSIRANFGPIQLLKSSSEICQEEILHFKRRIEDCLPSTMTAFRVSSEGNTFVPFEAQPSNIKSNAVELSCFPREDLLGSSMNQSCLVNNTTFSQHFTGSHNEIRMRSGIGKLEGHEFCFDGSS from the exons ATGGCCAATCTTTATGATACTGGAAACAAGTGTTGTTCATCTTCTTCTCCTGTGGAGCCTGATGACATTTCACTTTTTCTCCAGCAATTTCTACTCCGTTCTTCTGGTAATGTTGTTGTGGAGAATCGTGAAGGCGGGGTTGGTATtgtttcgggttcgggttcgggTCTGATTCCTGCGTCCGATTTGTGTTCCGGGTTGAACTTGCCGGCAGGGGGTTGTTTCCCGGTAGGCGGGGTGGTGAATGTCGCGTCTTCTTCTGTTGGGACGCTGGATAACGATCCAGATGATTATGACTGCGAAAGCGAG GAAGCCATTGAAGCATCGATGGAAGAAACAGCGCCAAATCCAAGACACCAGAGAAATTCATCCAAGAGAAGCAGAGCTGCTGAAGTTCATAATCTTTCAGAAAAA AGGAGGAGAAGCAGGATTAATGAGAAAATGAAGGCATTGCAAAATCTGATACCGAATTCGAACAAG ACAGATAAGGCTTCGATGCTCGATGAAGCGATCGAATACCTCAAGCAGCTTCAGCTCCAAGTACAA ATGCTAACAGTGCGAAATGGATTAAGTATGTACCCTATCTGCCTTCCTGGGATGCTGCATCCGAATCAAATCCCTCAAATTAGAACAGACAGCTACGAGGGAACTAGATCCTTAAACACGAACATGACAAAAGCAGTTCCCATTGATCAAGAGACCTCGACCGAAGCCATACTCAGTCTACAAAATGATGGTATTGAAGGGATGCCAGTTCCCGACTTCTCAACCGTGATCGATTCAAGAACATCTTTTCAAATGGATTCATCAATCCGGGCAAATTTTGGACCAATTCAGTTGCTCAAATCTTCGTCA GAAATTTGTCAGGAGGAGATTCTACATTTTAAACGACGAATCGAGGATTGCCTTCCGAGTACTATGACAG CCTTTCGAGTAAGTTCTGAAGGAAACACTTTCGTTCCATTCGAAGCACAACCATCCAATATCAAGTCAAATGCGGTAGAGCTCTCATGCTTCCCCAGAGAAGACCTTTTAGGCAGCAGCATGAACCAATCGTGTTTGGTTAACAACACAACTTTTTCACAACATTTTACTGG CTCACATAATGAAATCAGGATGCGTAGCGGTATTGGTAAATTGGAAGGCCATGAATTCTGTTTTGATGGTTCAAGTTAG
- the LOC142532053 gene encoding uncharacterized protein LOC142532053 isoform X2, with protein MANLYDTGNKCCSSSSPVEPDDISLFLQQFLLRSSGNVVVENREGGVGIVSGSGSGLIPASDLCSGLNLPAGGCFPVGGVVNVASSSVGTLDNDPDDYDCESEEAIEASMEETAPNPRHQRNSSKRSRAAEVHNLSEKRRRSRINEKMKALQNLIPNSNKTDKASMLDEAIEYLKQLQLQVQMLTVRNGLSMYPICLPGMLHPNQIPQIRTDSYEGTRSLNTNMTKAVPIDQETSTEAILSLQNDGIEGMPVPDFSTVIDSRTSFQMDSSIRANFGPIQLLKSSSEEILHFKRRIEDCLPSTMTAFRVSSEGNTFVPFEAQPSNIKSNAVELSCFPREDLLGSSMNQSCLVNNTTFSQHFTGSHNEIRMRSGIGKLEGHEFCFDGSS; from the exons ATGGCCAATCTTTATGATACTGGAAACAAGTGTTGTTCATCTTCTTCTCCTGTGGAGCCTGATGACATTTCACTTTTTCTCCAGCAATTTCTACTCCGTTCTTCTGGTAATGTTGTTGTGGAGAATCGTGAAGGCGGGGTTGGTATtgtttcgggttcgggttcgggTCTGATTCCTGCGTCCGATTTGTGTTCCGGGTTGAACTTGCCGGCAGGGGGTTGTTTCCCGGTAGGCGGGGTGGTGAATGTCGCGTCTTCTTCTGTTGGGACGCTGGATAACGATCCAGATGATTATGACTGCGAAAGCGAG GAAGCCATTGAAGCATCGATGGAAGAAACAGCGCCAAATCCAAGACACCAGAGAAATTCATCCAAGAGAAGCAGAGCTGCTGAAGTTCATAATCTTTCAGAAAAA AGGAGGAGAAGCAGGATTAATGAGAAAATGAAGGCATTGCAAAATCTGATACCGAATTCGAACAAG ACAGATAAGGCTTCGATGCTCGATGAAGCGATCGAATACCTCAAGCAGCTTCAGCTCCAAGTACAA ATGCTAACAGTGCGAAATGGATTAAGTATGTACCCTATCTGCCTTCCTGGGATGCTGCATCCGAATCAAATCCCTCAAATTAGAACAGACAGCTACGAGGGAACTAGATCCTTAAACACGAACATGACAAAAGCAGTTCCCATTGATCAAGAGACCTCGACCGAAGCCATACTCAGTCTACAAAATGATGGTATTGAAGGGATGCCAGTTCCCGACTTCTCAACCGTGATCGATTCAAGAACATCTTTTCAAATGGATTCATCAATCCGGGCAAATTTTGGACCAATTCAGTTGCTCAAATCTTCGTCA GAGGAGATTCTACATTTTAAACGACGAATCGAGGATTGCCTTCCGAGTACTATGACAG CCTTTCGAGTAAGTTCTGAAGGAAACACTTTCGTTCCATTCGAAGCACAACCATCCAATATCAAGTCAAATGCGGTAGAGCTCTCATGCTTCCCCAGAGAAGACCTTTTAGGCAGCAGCATGAACCAATCGTGTTTGGTTAACAACACAACTTTTTCACAACATTTTACTGG CTCACATAATGAAATCAGGATGCGTAGCGGTATTGGTAAATTGGAAGGCCATGAATTCTGTTTTGATGGTTCAAGTTAG
- the LOC142530665 gene encoding uncharacterized protein LOC142530665: MAGRPPRNNHNPRYANVNNHNNNEEDPNADGNPPPRVGMSQVDLMAIATIVATTIQGLGNPNGNGNQQPQPPPAQNGIKYHYESLRKNRCPVFKGDADPESSQSWLKSVETQLRLLEIPEALKVEVIVPFLEDKASKWWETVSPTLTAAGAITWQQFRDVFLKQYFSAEVRLQKLSEFENFSQTLDMSVVDYTSQFNDLGTYAPTIMADEVLKMHRYKKGLISRIQSSLAVYQPTSFADLMGAAIRAEMDIKRRENKNKNKRPLTGQSSQGKPPFKRPNHSSGPFKGASSHPTYQEPKMCPKCNNLHSGECHRQTGACFNCGKLGHRIANCPEPLKRSTKPNADANLNKLRENKPNARVFAITQEEADDANDVVAGTIFVNEMPTYVLFDSGATHSFISKRFTKKLGLTPELLVEPFRVATPTSKTVETHRVHRKCKICINEHLFQAELIQLNMVEFDIILGMDWLARNNAMVDCKGKSVRLRTPNQKEVVYHGKSKERKSLLSASQAWKAMKSGADIYLAMVNAVKEEIELKPGDIPIVRDFPDVFPEELPGTVPDREIEFEINLVPEAAPISKAPYKMAPAELKELKEQLQELLDKKQIRPSASPWGAPITIKNKYPLPRIDDLFDQLKGATVFSKLDLRTGYHQLKVRAEDIPKTAFRTRYGHYEFTVMPFGLTNAPAAFMDLMNRVFKPFLDRFIVVFIDDILVYSPSKEDHEEHLRLTLQTLREKELYAKFKKCEFWLNNVSFLGHVISEAGVSVDPKKVESILDWSKPRNATDIRSFLGLAGYYRKFVEGFSSIAVPLTRLTQKNSKFIWDDNCEKSFQTLKEKLASTPVLVLPTEDKDFTIYSDASKKGLGCKANKVADALSRRNMSKVTLAALSAQPCLREIVKLNQDRDPVLVKLKEQAKEAKAQDTQIDDKGVLWMKGRFFHSSIGMAPYEALYGRKCRSPLYWDEVGEKAITGPELIQETVDKNTIIKERHKVAQDRQKSWANLKRRPVEFIAGDKAYLKVSPMKGVIGTLTEYV; the protein is encoded by the exons ATGGCCGGAAGACCTCCCCGAAACAATCACAACCCGCGATACGCAAATGTTAACAACCACAACAACAATGAGGAAGATCCGAATGCTGACGGCAATCCACCTCCCAGAGTGGGCATGAGCCAAGTAGATTTAATGGCTATAGCCACCATAGTGGCAACAACTATCCAGGGTTTGGGAAACCCCAATGGTAACGGTAATCAGCAGCCACAACCACCACCGGCACAGAATGGGATCAAGTATCATTATGAGTCCCTTCGTAAGAACCGTTGCCCAGTGTTCAAGGGAGACGCCGACCCTGAGAGTAGCCAGAGTTGGTTGAAAAGCGTGGAAACCCAACTGCGACTGCTAGAGATACCTGAGGCACTTAAGGTAGAGGTGATAGTGCCATTCCTGGAGGATAAGGCAAGCAAGTGGTGGGAAACCGTCTCACCTACCCTGACAGCCGCCGGAGCAATCACTTGGCAACAATTCAGAGATGTCTTTCTCAAACAGTATTTCTCAGCAGAAGTCAGACTTCAGAAACTGAGCGAGTTTGAGAACTTCTCGCAAACTCTAGACATGTCAGTGGTAGATTACACCTCCCAATTCAATGACCTTGGAACTTATGCCCCGACAATCATGGCAGATGAAGTTCTAAAGATGCACAGATACAAGAAGGGTTTGATCAGCCGTATCCAGTCATCCTTAGCAGTTTACCAACCTACAAGCTTTGCTGATTTAATGGGAGCAGCGATAAGAGCTGAGATGGATATCAAGCGTCGGGAGAACAAGAACAAGAATAAGCGACCTCTTACTGGACAGTCATCTCAAGGGAAGCCACCATTCAAGAGACCGAATCATTCCAGTGGACCCTTCAAAGGTGCTTCGTCCCACCCAACTTACCAAGAACCAAAGATGTGCCCCAAATGTAATAATCTTCATTCTGGAGAATGCCACAGACAGACGGGAGCATGTTTCAATTGTGGGAAATTAGGGCATCGAATTGCTAACTGCCCCGAGCCATTGAAGAGAAGTACCAAGCCTAATGCTGATGCTAACCTCAACAAGCTAAGGGAGAATAAGCCCAACGCTCGTGTGTTTGCAATAACCCAAGAAGAAGCAGATGATGCAAACGATGTCGTGGCAGGTACCATTTTTGTCAATGAAATGCCaacttatgtgttatttgatagTGGTGCTACTCATTCATTTATATCTAAGAGGTTCACTAAGAAACTAGGGCTTACGCCTGAATTACTAGTTGAACCATTTAGAGTAGCGACTCCTACTAGTAAGACAGTCGAAACACATAGAGTGCACCGAAAGTGTAAAATCTGTATCAATGAGCACCTATTCCAAGCAGAATTGATACAACTGAACATGGTGGAGTTCGATATCATcttaggaatggattggttagcaagaAACAATGCGATGGTAGATTGCAAGGGAAAGAGTGTTAGGCTCCGAACCCCGAACCAAAAAGAGGTCGTGTATCATGGCAAATCCAAGGAACGGAAGTCACTTCTTTCCGCATCCCAAGcatggaaagccatgaaatctGGAGCAGATATCTATCTAGCAATGGTTAACGCAGTAAAGGAAGAAATTGAACTTAAACCGGGGGACATCCCTATCGTGCGAgatttcccagacgtctttccagagGAACTACCAGGGACAGTCCCGGATCGAGAAATTGAGTTCGAAATCAATTTAGTGCCCGAAGCGGCACCCATCTCCAAGGCACCGTACAAAATGGCACCAGCTGAACTTAAGGAGCTAAAGgaacaacttcaagaattgctagacaaaaaGCAGATTCGACCAAGTGCGTCtccatggggagctcca atcactatcaagaacaagtaccctCTTCCGAGAATAGATGACCTGTTCGATCAGCTTAAGGGAGCCACAGTATTTTCCAAATTGGATTTGAGAACGGGCTACCACCAattgaaggtcagggctgaagacATCCCAAAGACGGCCTTTCGgacaaggtatggacactacGAATTTACggtgatgccttttggtctgACAAACGCACCAGCAGCctttatggacctaatgaataGAGTATTCAAGCCGTTCCTGGATCGGTTCATAGTggtattcattgatgacatccTTGTCTACTCTCCTAGCAAAGAAGATCACGAAGAGCATCTCCGCCTCACTCTACAAACCTTAAGGGAGAAAGAACTCTATGCCAAGTTCAaaaaatgcgaattctggctaaACAATGTATCCTTTTTAGGGCATGTGATATCGGaagcaggagtatcagtggatccaaAGAAAGTGGAGTCAATTCTAGATTGGTCGAAACCGAGAAACGCCACAGACATTAGAAGCTTTCTTGGATTGGCAggctattacaggaaattcgttgaaggattctcttccaTAGCCGTACCATTAACAAGGCTTACTCAAaagaattctaaattcattTGGGATGACAACTGCGAGAAAAGTTTTCAGACATTGAAAGAAAAGCTCGCGTCTACACCAGTGTTAGTCTTGCCCACTGAAGATAAGGatttcaccatctacagtgacgcaTCGAAGAAAGGGTtgggat gtAAGGCAAACAAAGTAGCTGATGCTTTGAGTCGGAGGAATATGAGTAAGGTTACCTTAGCTGCACTCTCCGCTCAACCATGTCTGCGAGAAATCGTCAAGTTGAACCAGGATCGAGACCCAGTTCTAGTAAAACTTAAGGAACAAGCCAAGGAAGCAAAGGCTCAAGATACTCAGATCGACGACAAAGGAGTCctttggatgaaaggacgatt TTTTCACAGCAGCATCGGAATGGCGCCGTATGAAGCTCTGTATGGGCGAAAATGTCGGTCAccactatattgggatgaagtaggagaaaagGCCATCACTGGACCCGAattgatccaagaaacagtggataaaaaCACTATAATCAAGGAGAGACATAAAGTGGCACAAGACCGACAGAAAAGTTGGGCTAATTTGAAAAGAAGACCAGTGGAATTCATAGCGGGAGATAAAGCATACTTGAAAGTATCACCAATGAAAGGTGTG ATTGGCACTCTCACCGAGTATGTCTAG